GGCCACCATTATGATCAAGGGAAGACAAAATAATGCAAGCAGTCAAATTGTACTAAGTGATCAAAAAGACAAATCATCACCTTTGAATATGAAGAAATCGAAAATCAGTGGGAGAGCTCTGATGGTGCATAACAACCGCCAAAGGAAAGCCATGAGCTGCTATCACGAGACAAGCCCACATAGTAAGAATCAGATAAGTAGGAAAGGCAATCGATCCCGAGGAAGGAAAATCTGGACACCCTAACACTCGAATTATTATCAAGACTCACTCGTCTCCAGATGGAGAGTCTCGGCACTAAAGTTACTGTTAATGAGCACAGTATCCCCATTACGTCAATAATCACGAGATCACCAACCTGTTAATCAATAAACATCCCTTATCAAGCAACCGACCACATTATCGTCGGATTATTGAGAAattctatatttatctccacctttttacaatataaaataagACACTACAAAAAAAAGGGTCTATACCGGCGATTTTTTAGGCCTACGGCAGCGGTTATAACCGCCCCTACAATCAGTAGCGGCGGTTAGAGGAACCGCCGAACAACCGCCGGCAATGCCACCGTCTCTACAACGTAGCGGCGGTTTGTTGGTCCGACGGGTTAGGTGATTCCCGTAGCGGCGGTCTATTCCGCCTCTACGTCGCATTTGTAACTGAATCCATATTTGCCGGCAAAAATGTCGTAGCGACGGGCTTACCGGCGGTTGTAAACCGCCTCTATTATCATTCATAACTGGTTTTTGTATTTGCCGCCAAACAATTTGTAGTAGTGTATTTACCGGCCGAACGTGAATCGCCTCTAATATAATTTTGCAACAAAAATTTTTTCCGTGCCAAAATTTTGATCCTGCATAtattggcttttttttttccttgtatTTTCCAAACTATTACTTTATATATTTCATTAGTGTTGTGGGCTAATTTGCCACTAAAAATTGAAGGAGGGTTATAATGACTATGTGTTATATACCAATTTTTTTAATGGAATTATTTCCTTCATCAAATGAAAAAAGAACCAATTTAAATACATATATCAAATAAGTTAGAAAATGTACATaacaatcatttaaaaaaagaagTCTATTTCATTAATGTGCAATAAAATTTACCCAATAATAATTGTTTTTGCTTTTCAAAAACACTATGAATTCAATTGGCCAAAAGAACtacttttcttaaaaaaatcctAAGTCAATGTGTCAAAAGCAGATgactaaatttcaaataatcttaaaAGCTAACCATCTAGATATCATCTCCTGGGTTATGACTTGAGTGTGATGAAATATTGTTTGGAGAACAATGATCTTGATTAATTGCTTCCTCATTAATTTCCtgcaaataacaataataatatttaatttcaatactagagagaataaaatattacattgtAAGAATGAATGAAATTTGCCAagccataataataataataataataataataataataataataataataataataataataataacaataataatatttaatttcaatactAGAGAGAATAAAATATTACACTGTAAGAATGAATGAAATTTGCCAagccataataataataataataataataataataataataataataataataataataataataataatcttctCAACTATCACGTGCAGTTCACATTTTCAACCAATATCActatcaaaataatatcaattacTTATCTTGATTACtgcatttcaaattttataCTTCAATACCTAAAAATCAAGACACCTACAATTAAATAGTCTAAATATTATATAACCAAAGATAAAGTTGCAAAAGATTATAAATACCTCTAGAGCACCAGGAAATGTCTTGGAAATCCATGCTTTCAAACCATTTAAAGTTGTTGTTACTGTGTCATAATTTTTAGTCACTTCTTCCAATTGCTTCTCaagaaattcaatttttttggaTTGGACAAAATCCGAAGATTCATTTCTTGCTCTCTTTCTACCATAATAACTAGTTGGAGTAGGACCAAGTCCAACACCTCTCACCCTACCATTGTGTTCTTCTCCCATAACTTCTTGAAAAACTTGTTCATTCAATTCAGATGAATCAATTGAAGCATCTTGACTTCTTTCACTTATTAGAGCACGGGCTTTttcctaaaaaaataataatttgaataagtagaagaatttataattattaaatacaaatgctaaaataaattatacgtACAATCAGTTGTCTAACTTCATCATCAATATAAGTTCCATCATTTCTCTTGTGAGTTTCTTCATAAAGAGTCAATCTATCAGGCACTTGTCCATTTTCATCAATCTATCAATCAAATGGTTCAATCTATTATAACAAAATATAAACAATAGTATATGCAATTTTAAAATTCACTCTAACTACTCATACCATTTCAAATTTTTTCCTTGCAAAGCTTTTTCTTCCACAAGTATGtgcatttttcttcttctttgcaTTTGCTTTGTTAATCTCACTTAACttctgaaaaaaatataaattcacaatagaaaaaaagaaacttaaTTCTAATAAGTAgactttaaatatatatatatatatatatataaaagaagacTAGCATCTAAGTATTTACCATGAATTTACAAGGGTTGCCCATTGATCTTCCATAACACCCTCAGGTGCATTTTCTATGATTTCATCCTTTGTCTTTGATAGATCATAATTTTCTTGCTTCAAGTCACCTTTATAATCTCTCCATTTTTTGTTCAATGACTTTAAAATCCAATCATCGGTTGCCTGACTCGAAGGATATGAAAACCTTTGCTGAAAATAGATGTAcacatgaaataaataattatacaataaaattttaactttaacaTATATTAAAGTTGAATTTAGAAAAGTAATACCTTGACAATGTCCAACATCTTCTTTTTAAATGTAGAAAATGCTTTATCATTCCATTTTCTTATGGATATGGGTGCAAGTTGTCCATTTTTTGCAATAACTCCTAGAAAGGAAGTAAGGGCAGCAGCTTCTTTTGTCCAAGGAGTACCAAATTCGTCTACTCCGATGACGATCTTCTCATTTGTATCCATATTCCAAATGCTTTTCATCACAATTCTTCCTCGTTTTTTAAATCGATTACAATTTCcatcttaattaaaattaaatctattaattctaaaaaaactcataataacaattaaatatcTGAAACAGAATACAGTACCCATGACAGCAGTAGAAACCAGAGACATGGTCactattcatttaattttaatagataCAATTACCAATCATTTCCAAGTTGTCATTTTCATAAGCTTGTGTGTTGGGTCGGTCATTTGTTTGTTGATCGCCTTCCACTTGCTCCTGAGTTTCTGAACTAGTTCGCACTGTTCTCAAACCTAGAATACTTCTACTTCTTTGAGACATTGTCTATGCTATTAAGAAATCAAAAATATAAGTTTACATACAATATTCTGTATATAAATAACATACAAGTGAAAATAAAATCatggtaatttttaaaaaaaatcctttaataaataataaaatttaaaatcttgaaTATAATTTACACATAAATAATATCTTCTTCCCCTACATCATCCCTGACCCACTGTGGGTTTCCCTCAAAACTTGTAAAATGACTAATGTCATTTATAATATCAGTAGAATCATCTACTTCTTCATCTTTGCCCATGTCATACAAGTCTCGAGGTGTAACCTTTATAAATATATGCCAATTAGGACTATTAGGATCCTGCACATAAAATACTTGTTGAACTTGGGAAGAGAATACATAAGGATCATCATTTGCCTTCTCGCCAGTATGGATCAAGCGAGAGAAATTTACAAGGGTGAATCCAAATTCATCACACTTAATTCCAGCAGGATGATGAATATCATACCAATCACACCTAAATAAAACCAccttaaaattatcaaaataatttaactcAATAATATCAGTTAATCTCCCAAAATATTCCAACCCTCCAGTTTCTGGTGTGTTAACAACCCCACTATTTTGTGTCAATCGTTGATCCTCTCGTGATAAAGTATGGAATCTAATTCCATTAATTATATAGCCAGAGAATCTCCTGACAACATTATTAGGACCTCTACCAATGCTCAAAATATCCTCTGCGATGGATGAATCAGAATTTGCCAAAACCTAAATATaagatataatatattaatataaaagaaattaaataattttcataacATGATAAAGCAAGCAAATTAGTCTTACCCTATTTCGAAACCAATCATGAAACTTTTCATTCAGTAGTTTATATATAGCACTATTGTCAAGACGTGTACCTCGTCTACGTCTTCTTTTTTCAAAATCAATGAACTCTCtacattcaataaaaaaattaatgaaatatttatctatttaaaatgttaaatagcTAAATATATCAAGAGATGTGTGAATatatgacgcggaaccctatggcacaagcctcaaacccacacgcacaagtagatatggaatccaaagatctgataaacccacctcctatggcaccccacacttagagaagctgaaacaccaatgattgaaggatttagatgagaatctgacaaacgccacaacaaatagttgataagttaatcgagattcctggtgcaattgatgaaagcaaatcctcactctcactcaaagcaatacacgccaaaggcatgaaaataattctgataatttgatttcaaagctacctcttacaattgtttcttatccttatatagtaaggagaaaaacaaataaaaccctaagacactcttcttgggcctgacttaaacacataagacccaagcccaatcacacactaaaataacatataagtattaaaatataagcccacaacatggcccaacactctaaaacttaaaagataaaatatggccagaatacaagcccaaacaaaactaaaataaaacaagtgtttaaataataaaactagcaagcccatcataacaaagttgaatcttcacaaaagccttacttgatcttcactttaggctttcctttatgtagttttagcccataggtttgattaggctccctcagcctatgattgcaaatgttgcaccaaatctgtcccatatgagttaaagcacgccctaaatatatatggattatatgaatatgattttgaactactcttggatccattggaatgatataagtttgctccacaccattgttagaaatttgtcctattggatccgtatcattccctctttctttagaaaagattcgtcctcgaatcttgctgatatttatgtcaagaaggaaagctttaggcacccatgtatcttcaaagacctccttttgaataggtggaaatagtataaaactttcatcatggatgttttcatcaacaacctgcacatcaagaacaaatgaactagacataaaaatattagtcatagaaagatcatgtggatgtgacccattctcctctacaactttcaaaatagtcttattcacctcctccacctcatcaatcatgtgcttcccatgtccaccatcattcacaacctcttctataagctcattaatggaattttcaagaataactacattagatgcatgcattacaacttcctcttcaatttgaatctctatggaagttgacattgaaactttagcctcttctttctccttttctttctccatcttccctccttgaactagtcttgattcttttccagcctcgtgaccctcaaactcactcttttctctcattttttccacagaactcaagctctcactctcctttgtagccaaggccgaagcctccctctccctctccagcatttttatgtgatcggcatatacctcttgaggcgataaaggagcgagtataagcttctgtccttcatgagtgaaggagtacttgttattgagcccatcatgttgcacctttctatcatattgccacggcctacccaacaatatatggcttgcctgcataggtaccacatcgcacaagatctcatccttatacctaccaatagaaaatggtataaccacctggcgtgtaactctgacctcaccacattcgttcaaccattgcaatctgtatggcttagggtgtttaatagaagccaagcccaatttctccaccatatacacactagccacatttgcacaactacctccatcaataatgacagtacacacttttccattaaccaaacacctagtgtgaaatatgttttcccgttgttccaggctttcttccttaacctgcatattcagagcacgcctagcaacaagcatctcacaatgtgcagcaagcaacacattattaacagacacatccgaatcatcacagtcattatcgcaattatgagttctttgaggtattcttgtagaagcgGACGCTGGTGAGAtattctgatctttactcatcctaccttgaatcaacaaagaacaaagagaactagcaaatattgtgttagaaaggaaagcactcaagtgtctgcacacttaccactcttttgctgattcttcaattgcacttcagaaactaaggtcaaccaaccaaccacaaggtgcgtttaatgaaacaaaaaaaaaaaaaagaaaacctaaagaaagaacgaagcgggcaaaaactagaaagaagacactgacaatttgaaaagtaacacatgaactaggttttgtgctacttgaaaaatattacctagagtatagccacaagcaaacaatactccagcaatgtgaaggaagtaaaagcaagcttaaaccaaaaagaaactttgaattgaaataaagacgaatctggacaaaagtttgaatttaattcacttcaatgcaaattaaatatggatctatttaaatctacccaaaaaggcaagtatcaaaacaccacaaatagaataaaaatatatatatataaatttctctcagatcataaatatggacgaaaatgggcattaaaaaaaagaatttgacaccaaatcgatttagatccaattgccttaaatgtgcactttaggaaatagggagaaattcttttatctcctaatctggattcaaccaaattcaaaattcaaaattgattcccacaaattacagcaatcaattgagataggtaaggcaatatggacgaaaaaggaaacataccacaatttcggccagatcaataTAAATAAGGTAAAGGcgatttttgatttttgatttttttttttttttttggatttcgatcttttttttttatataactaataatcaagaaggtgcagccatggacatacaagctttcaccgaaaagaacaagaaagacaaggaaaactcaaaaacccctagatcctaagataaataagaatttacctcactttggctctgataccaactgacgcggaaccctatggcacaagcctcaaacccacacgcacaagtagatatggaatccaaagatctgataaacccacctcctatggcaccccacacttagagaagctgaaacaccaatgattgaaggatttagatgagaatctgacaaacgccacaacaaatagttgataagttaatcgagattcctggtgcaattgatgaaagcaaatcctcactctcactcaaagcaatacacgccaaaggcatgaaaataattctgataatttgatttcaaagctacctcttacaattgtttcttatccttatatagtaaggagaaaaacaaataaaaccctaagacactcttcttgggcctgacttaaacacataagacccaagcccaatcacacactaaaataacatataagtattaaaatataagcccacaacatggcccaacactctaaaacttaaaagataaaatatggccagaatacaagcccaaacaaaactaaaataaaacaagtgtttaaataataaaactagcaagcccatcataacaaagttgaatcttcacaaaagccttacttgatcttcactttaggctttcctttatgtagttttagcccataggtttgattaggctccctcagcctatgattgcaaatgttgcaccaaatctgtcccatatgagttaaagcacgccctaaatatatatggattatatgaatatgattttgaactactcttggatccattggaatgatataagtttgctccacaccattgttagaaatttgtcctattggatccgtatcaataTACTTACTGACGAAATGGCTCTATTGCATCAGAATGGCGTAACACATAACGATGTGCTTGTATCAATGATAAATCATCTAAAATGACATTCTCACCTTTTCCTATTGGTTTACCTAAACTAGAAAACAAGTATCTAACATTTTCATTTGGTGGATCGGGGTTTCTTAAGGGACGATTGAATCTAGACTCAACCCCTTGAAGATACCTTGAACAAAATGTTAAACTCTCTTCAGCTACATATCCTTCAGCAATCGATCCCTCAGGTTGGGCTTTATTACGTAccattgattttaaaattacaaatgaCCTATaatcaaatgaaaaattataattgtgcaaacattgagaaagaaattaataaaaatgaaatataaacATAATGTATGTAAGTACCTTTCTAAGGGATACATCCATCTGTATTGCACTGGACCACCCATTTTAGCTTCTTCCACCAAATGAATCATTAAATGAGGCATGATAGTAAAGAATGATGGAAGAAAAGTTTTCTCCATCTTGCAAAGTGTCAGtatgatttgattttgaattttatcaAGATTTTTACTATCTATCACCTTCGAACATATTGATCTGAAGAAAGAAGCTACTTCGATGACAATTGAAATAACTTCTTTTGATGGACTACATGATTTTAATGCCACTGGAAGCAAGTATTGAATCAAAATATGGCAATCATGACTTTTAAGATTCACAACTTTATTCTCGTTCATTCTAACACACCTTGAAATATTGGAAGCATAACCATCAGGCATTTTAACATTTTGTAAAACACCACATAGgatatttttctctctttttgttaATGTAAAAGAGGCTGGAGGCAATCTATGTTTACCATTTGGACAATTTTGGGCATGCAATTCACTCCTAATGCCCAATTCCTCCAAATCAAGGCGAGCATTCAAGTTGTCTTTTGATTTACCAGCCACATTCAAGAAAGTGTCTAGAAAATTATCACACACATTCTTCTCAATGTGCATAACATCTAGATTGTGGCGTAGCAAGTTATGTTGCCAATatggtaattaaaaaaaatgcttCTCTTCTTCCACCCTATTAATGAATCATCATTTCCTTCATTAGACcttttcttcctctttttcatttttgatTGCTTGCCATATGTATGTTGAATTCTATCTAATTGATTCAACACATCACTACCATTCGCTCTTATAGGAGCTACCCGTAACTCATCAGTGGCATCaaaaaattcagcttgtttacGAAATATATGATCCTCGGGTAGCCACCTACGATGACCCATGTAACATTGTTTCTTGCTATTATTTAGCCATATTGAACTAGTGGACGAAGCACAACAAGGACATGCAAATTTTCCTTTAGTGCTCCAACCAGACAACATTGCTAAGGCAGGCAAATCATTTAATGTCCACATCAAAGCAGCACGCAAAGAAAACCTTTCTTTCTTAAAAGAATCAAAAGTTGAGACACCACTCCATAATTCTTTTAATTCAGAAATCAAAGGCtgtaaataaatatcaatatcATTCCCAGGACTGTTTTTTCTTGGAATAATCATTGATAAGATAAATGAAGATTGCTTCATGCAAATCCATGGTGGAGTGTTGTAAGGAATTAGTACAACCGGCCATGTGCTATGACTAGTGGACATTATTCCAAAAGGACTAAAACCATCACTACACAAACCAAGCCTCACATTACGTGGCTCCGAAGAGAAATCAGGATAACGAGCATCAAAAGCCTTCCAAGCTTCTCCATCTGCAGGATGCCTTAATAATCCATCCTTATTACGTCCATCTTCATGCCACCTCATTTCCTTAGCAGTTTCAGCAGAAGCATATATCCGCTGTAGTCTTGGAATTAATGGAAAGTAACGCAATACTTTAACCggctttttatttgttttattactctcattattccctttatttattttccatCGTGAAGATCCACAAACTTTACAAGATTCCTCATCCTTATTCTCACCCCAAAATAACATACAATCATGTTCACAAGAGTGGATTTTCTCGTAATTTAAACCTAAtgcttgaattatttttttggattcaTAAACAGATTTGGGTAAAGTTGTTCCATCAGGAAATGCATCTATTAGTAACTCAAGAAGCATACCAAATGATTTTCTTGTCCATCCATTCAAGCATTTTAGGTGGTATAAATGAATCAGAAATGAAAGTTTAGAAA
This genomic interval from Manihot esculenta cultivar AM560-2 chromosome 12, M.esculenta_v8, whole genome shotgun sequence contains the following:
- the LOC122721346 gene encoding uncharacterized protein LOC122721346, producing the protein MGEEHNGRVRGVGLGPTPTSYYGRKRARNESSDFVQSKKIEFLEKQLEEVTKNYDTVTTTLNGLKAWISKTFPGALEEINEEAINQDHCSPNNISSHSSHNPGDDI
- the LOC122725285 gene encoding uncharacterized protein LOC122725285; translated protein: MDTNEKIVIGVDEFGTPWTKEAAALTSFLGVIAKNGQLAPISIRKWNDKAFSTFKKKMLDIVKQRFSYPSSQATDDWILKSLNKKWRDYKGDLKQENYDLSKTKDEIIENAPEGVMEDQWATLVNSW
- the LOC122725286 gene encoding uncharacterized protein LOC122725286 codes for the protein MVRNKAQPEGSIAEGYVAEESLTFCSRYLQGVESRFNRPLRNPDPPNENVRYLFSSLGKPIGKGENVILDDLSLIQAHRYVLRHSDAIEPFRQEFIDFEKRRRRRGTRLDNSAIYKLLNEKFHDWFRNRVLANSDSSIAEDILSIGRGPNNVVRRFSGYIINGIRFHTLSREDQRLTQNSGVVNTPETGGLEYFGRLTDIIELNYFDNFKVVLFRCDWYDIHHPAGIKCDEFGFTLVNFSRLIHTGEKANDDPYVFSSQVQQVFYVQDPNSPNWHIFIKVTPRDLYDMGKDEEVDDSTDIINDISHFTSFEGNPQWVRDDVGEEDIIYV
- the LOC110627595 gene encoding uncharacterized protein LOC110627595; this translates as MDKSWLNQPRFTTAYKDGVRDFLQFAMRNAFSNGKIMCPCIRCVNCSQQTLEIVREHLICDGFMRGYTTWILYGEELPSNMGDTSCPLDISHRNEIEHVPSPHTLNPPRLRDNMVELLQDALRDNLPSINDTLMDANVIETSLGDGIEEPQNNPIGNEQLDETSNRETSDIHKFLKEVDAELYPGCKNFSKLSFLIHLYHLKCLNGWTRKSFGMLLELLIDAFPDGTTLPKSVYESKKIIQALGLNYEKIHSCEHDCMLFWGENKDEESCKRIYASAETAKEMRWHEDGRNKDGLLRHPADGEAWKAFDARYPDFSSEPRNVRLGLCSDGFSPFGIMSTSHSTWPVVLIPYNTPPWICMKQSSFILSMIIPRKNSPGNDIDIYLQPLISELKELWSGVSTFDSFKKERFSLRAALMWTLNDLPALAMLSGWSTKGKFACPCCASSTSSIWLNNSKKQCYMGHRRWLPEDHIFRKQAEFFDATDELRVAPIRANGSDVLNQLDRIQHTYGKQSKMKKRKKRSNEGNDDSLIGWKKRSIFFNYHIGNITCYATI